In a genomic window of Chaetodon auriga isolate fChaAug3 chromosome 1, fChaAug3.hap1, whole genome shotgun sequence:
- the larp6a gene encoding la-related protein 6a, with protein MHALVNAFMRCFSFLLPPSWLCVSSCLWVGSECEETLPRPNPRARFKSRKPLTYEEVAAVAAAAVEAQGGSSPLVLPGPGCVSPAATSPAAHQGPSSGRIWIGGLWRAVERVFGAPLVLLRHHWCPKKRRAALRTPYPVRAFESSKIKSFQGGAAAAAPTEGGKAAGGSTLSYSRNMSGSAGIPDPNPAECASDASAAQGIDEVITVDQHTHEMGTVTITVAIQAAEDEEPEEVSSNNIDFLGGSCSEDEIGRHDKSSGAGTSGGELEEESWQPPDPELIQKLVAQIEYYLSDENLEHDAFLLKHVRRNKLGFVSVKLLTSFKKVKHLTRDWRTTAYALRHSMILELNDEGRKVRRKSAVPVFASESLPSRMLLLSDLQRWPELAALTKDNGSEGGANQQEQLMKLLLKAFGTYGAIASVRVLKPGKDLPADLKRLSGRYSQLGNEECAIVEFEEVEAAVKANEAVGCEDGGASSLGLKVVLIGTKPPKKKVPKERPREEGGMRKSRSLNSRVRELQYHGEDSACSSSDTESNPTSPRLARKSQSCNKLSPTTAGISFQNNHLSPGMSPRNSPWSSPRASPCSQRKSPHAHKSPLASEGRLSPEPGRRWADYSSDSSLTPSGSPWVQRRKQVASQESSPVGSPMLGRKIQNADGLPPGVMRLPRGPDGTRGFHCVTVGERGKTAATQT; from the exons atGCACGCTTTAGTGAATGCCTTCATGCGctgcttctctttcctcttgcCTCCCTCTTGGCTTTGTGTCAGCTCTTGCTTGTGGGTTGGGAGTGAGTGCGAGGAGACGCTGCCGCGGCCCAATCCCAGAGCTCGTTTCAAAAGCAGAAAGCCTCTTACATATGAGgaagtagcagcagtagcagcagcagcagtagaaGCCCAAGGAGGCTCCAGCCCGTTGGTCTTACCAGGTCCAGGCTGCGTCTCGCCGGCTGCTACAAGCCCCGCTGCTCATCAGGGCCCTTCGTCGGGTCGGATCTGGATCGGGGGTCTCTGGCGAGCCGTGGAGCGCGTCTTCGGAGCCCCCTTGGTCCTTCTCCGCCATCACTGGTGCCCGAAAAAACGTCGAGCAGCTTTACGCACCCCGTATCCTGTCCGTGCCTTCGAGTCGAGTAAGATTAAAAGCTTTCAGGgaggcgctgctgctgctgctccgacCGAGGGAGGGAAAGCAGCGGGTGGAAGCACCTTGAGTTATTCGAGGAACATGAGTGGGTCCGCGGGGATCCCCGATCCGAACCCAGCGGAGTGCGCCTCAGATGCGTCAGCGGCGCAGGGCATCGATGAGGTAATCACCGTGGATCAGCACACGCATGAGATGGGCACGGTGACGATAACTGTGGCCATTCAGGCGGCGGAGGACGAGGAACCCGAAGAAGTGTCATCCAATAATATTGACTTCCTCGGAGGCAGCTGTAGTGAGGACGAAATTGGAAGACATGACAAATCAAG CGGTGCCGGTACCAGTGGAGGggagttggaggaggagagctggcAGCCCCCGGATCCAGAGCTCATCCAGAAGCTGGTCGCTCAGATCGAGTACTACCTGTCCGATGAGAACCTGGAGCACGATGCCTTCCTGCTCAAACATGTCCGACGCAACAAACTGGGGTTTGTCAGTGTCAAGTTGCTCACTTCATTCAAAAAG GTGAAACACTTGACTCGTGACTGGAGAACAACTGCTTATGCTCTGAGACACTCAATGATACTTGAGCTGAACGATGAGGGGCGTAAGGTGCGACGTAAGTCTGCGGTGCCGGTCTTTGCCAGCGAGTCCTTGCCTAGCCGCATGCTGCTGTTAAGTGATTTGCAGAGGTGGCCAGAGCTGGCTGCTCTCACTAAGGATAATGGCAGTGAGGGAGGAGCCaatcagcaggagcagctgatgaagcTGTTGCTGAAAGCGTTCGGAACCTACGGCGCCATCGCATCTGTCAGAGTCCTGAAGCCCGGGAAGGACTTGCCGGCTGACCTGAAGAGGCTGAGTGGCCGCTACAGTCAGCTAGGCAATGAGGAATGTGCCATTGTGGAGTtcgaggaggtggaggctgctGTTAAAGCAAATGAAGCTGTGGGGTGTGAGGATGGAGGGGCCAGTTCGCTGGGATTGAAAGTAGTCCTGATTGGCACCAAGCCACCCAAGAAGAAGGTACCCAAAGAACGGCCGCGTGAAGAGGGAGGGATGCGCAAAAGTCGCTCGCTCAACAGCAGAGTACGCGAGCTTCAGTACCACGGGGAGGACTcggcctgcagctcctctgacacAGAGAGCAACCCCACGTCCCCGCGGTTGGCCAGAAAGTCCCAGTCCTGCAATAAGCTCAGCCCCACCACTGCAGGCATCAGCTTCCAGAACAATCACCTGAGTCCTGGTATGTCCCCGCGTAACAGTCCCTGGTCGAGCCCCCGTGCCAGTCCCTGCTCTCAGCGCAAATCTCCTCATGCCCACAAGTCTCCCTTAGCCAGCGAGGGCAGGCTGAGCCCTGAGCCTGGGCGCCGCTGGGCAGACTACTCCTCAGACAGTAGCCTCACCCCTTCAGGGAGCCCATGGGTTCAGCGGCGCAAGCAGGTGGCGTCTCAGGAGAGCAGTCCGGTCGGCAGCCCGATGCTGGGTAGAAAGATCCAGAACGCAGACGGCCTGCCGCCAGGCGTCATGAGGCTGCCGCGGGGCCCAGACGGAACCCGGGGctttcactgtgtcactgttgGTGAGAGGGGAAAGACTGCTGCCACTCAGACTTGA